A genomic window from Cryobacterium sp. SO2 includes:
- a CDS encoding beta-galactosidase yields MQRLLNGTTGIRYGGDYNPEQWPRATWLEDIELMKQAGINLVSLAIFSWGILEPREGEYDFSQLDDIIELLHAAGIDVDLATPTAAPPAWFWKKYPDSRPVTREGITLGNGSRGMVSPSSPDYRRAAAQITEQLARRYKNHPALVLWHVHNEYGAPISDSYDDYSVAAFRAWLRTRYGTLAVLNEKWGTTFWGQVYGEWDEIDAPRQSASVSNQAQRLDFHRFTSDALLECFINERDVIRRFTPDIPVTTNFMATNCLSADYWRWSREVDVVSNDHYLVAERADNHVLLAMDADLTRSLAGGAPWILMEHSTGAVNWQPRNIAKRAGELARNSLSHLARGADGILFFQFRASRFGVEKFHSAMLPHAGAETRIWREVVALGQALGELADVRSSRVRARVALLWDTESFWAQDFEWRPSVELGHRERIEAFYTALWNRNVTVDFAHPTGDLSGYDLVIAPSLYLAGPAASENLTGYVRAGGHLLVSYFSGIVDENDTVYAGAAPGALREVLGLSIPEFLPLHESETVTLSDSRTGSAWTDDIEVSTAQVLARYVDGPAAGGPAITRNAFGDGVAWYLSTKLIGNDLDSLLLDVLTAAGIAPARVIGGLESVTRSSDTADFVFLINHTDADQAVPATGTELLTNTVVGGTVLVPAGLTRVVRSVR; encoded by the coding sequence ATGCAGCGGTTGCTGAACGGCACGACCGGGATCCGCTACGGCGGCGACTACAACCCCGAGCAGTGGCCGCGCGCCACCTGGCTCGAGGACATCGAGTTGATGAAGCAGGCCGGCATCAACCTGGTGAGCCTCGCAATTTTCTCCTGGGGCATCCTGGAACCCCGCGAGGGTGAATACGACTTCAGCCAGCTGGACGACATCATCGAGCTGTTGCACGCGGCCGGCATCGACGTCGACCTGGCCACGCCCACCGCCGCTCCGCCGGCCTGGTTCTGGAAGAAATACCCGGACTCCCGCCCGGTCACGCGCGAGGGCATCACCCTGGGCAACGGCTCCCGCGGCATGGTCAGCCCGTCGAGCCCGGACTACCGCCGAGCCGCAGCCCAGATCACCGAACAGCTCGCCCGCCGGTACAAGAACCACCCGGCGCTCGTGCTCTGGCACGTGCACAACGAATACGGCGCACCGATCAGCGACTCCTACGACGACTACTCCGTCGCCGCGTTCCGGGCCTGGCTGCGCACCCGCTACGGCACCCTGGCGGTCCTCAATGAGAAGTGGGGCACCACCTTCTGGGGCCAGGTCTACGGCGAGTGGGACGAGATCGACGCACCCCGGCAGTCCGCCTCGGTGAGCAATCAGGCGCAGCGCCTGGACTTCCACCGGTTCACCTCCGACGCGTTGCTCGAGTGCTTCATCAACGAACGCGACGTCATTCGCCGTTTCACCCCCGACATCCCGGTCACCACCAACTTCATGGCCACCAACTGCCTCTCCGCCGACTACTGGCGCTGGAGCCGCGAGGTGGACGTCGTCTCGAACGACCACTACCTGGTGGCCGAACGCGCCGACAACCACGTGTTGTTGGCCATGGATGCCGACCTCACCCGGTCGCTGGCCGGCGGGGCGCCCTGGATCCTGATGGAGCACTCCACCGGGGCGGTCAACTGGCAGCCGCGCAACATTGCCAAGCGGGCCGGCGAACTGGCCCGCAACTCGCTCTCGCACCTCGCCCGCGGAGCGGACGGCATCCTGTTCTTCCAGTTCCGCGCCTCCAGGTTCGGCGTGGAGAAGTTCCATTCGGCGATGCTCCCGCACGCGGGCGCCGAGACCCGCATCTGGCGAGAGGTCGTGGCGCTCGGCCAGGCCCTCGGGGAGCTCGCCGACGTGCGCTCCTCCCGGGTGCGCGCCAGGGTCGCTCTGCTCTGGGACACCGAGTCGTTCTGGGCCCAGGACTTCGAGTGGCGTCCAAGTGTGGAGCTCGGGCACCGCGAGCGCATCGAAGCCTTTTACACGGCCTTGTGGAACCGCAATGTGACCGTGGACTTCGCCCACCCGACCGGCGACCTCAGCGGCTATGACCTCGTGATCGCACCCAGCCTGTACCTGGCCGGGCCCGCAGCATCCGAGAACCTCACCGGTTACGTGCGAGCCGGCGGCCACCTGCTCGTCTCCTACTTCTCCGGCATCGTCGACGAGAACGACACCGTCTACGCCGGTGCAGCACCGGGAGCCCTGCGCGAGGTGCTCGGCCTCAGCATCCCCGAGTTCCTCCCGCTGCACGAGAGCGAGACCGTCACCCTCAGTGACTCCCGCACCGGCAGCGCCTGGACCGACGATATCGAGGTGTCCACCGCCCAGGTCCTGGCCAGGTACGTGGACGGGCCCGCGGCGGGCGGGCCGGCCATCACCCGCAACGCCTTCGGCGACGGCGTTGCCTGGTACCTGTCCACCAAGCTCATCGGCAACGACCTCGATTCACTGCTGCTCGACGTGCTCACCGCGGCCGGTATCGCCCCGGCCCGGGTCATAGGCGGCCTGGAGTCGGTCACCCGGTCCAGCGACACCGCCGATTTCGTCTTCCTGATCAACCACACGGATGCCGACCAGGCGGTGCCTGCCACCGGCACCGAGCTGCTCACGAACACGGTCGTCGGGGGAACCGTGCTGGTGCCCGCCGGGCTCACCCGCGTGGTGCGCTCCGTCCGGTAG
- a CDS encoding extracellular solute-binding protein encodes MRTSIRVGAVAMATAATLLMSGCSAQAGGGDAGPVKLNYWAWAPNLEQVVDIWNSENPDIQVTVQKQDGGDPAITKLLTAIKAGSGAPDLIQAEYQKIPTLVSSDALADLSEYGAGDIEDSFAAGVWDSVTLGSDAIYAIPQDSGPMMFYYRADILADLGLAVPTTWDEYAEVARAVHAADPSKYLGTFSSNDAGWFTGMAQQAGASWWGIDGDAWSVDIAATPTETVAGYWGGLVEEGVIDNKPMYTPEWNAGLNNGEQVGWLSAVWAPGVLGGNAADTAGLWEAAPMPQWDVDAPATGNWGGSSTAVTTQSDHPKEAAEFATWLNTDADAVQALVTTSGIYPADAEQAKAALTAPPEFFSNQPDFYDVAAEVAATVSPFTYGPNVNVAYSAYNDEFAKAADAKTKSAFLDAVDAMQKITTDDMKKNGFTVK; translated from the coding sequence ATGCGCACGTCGATTCGAGTCGGGGCGGTGGCCATGGCCACTGCCGCAACCCTGCTCATGTCAGGTTGTTCGGCACAGGCGGGCGGCGGTGACGCAGGGCCGGTGAAGCTGAACTACTGGGCCTGGGCGCCGAACCTCGAGCAGGTCGTGGACATCTGGAACTCCGAGAACCCCGACATCCAGGTGACGGTGCAGAAGCAGGATGGCGGCGACCCCGCCATCACCAAACTTCTTACGGCCATCAAGGCCGGCAGCGGTGCGCCGGACCTGATCCAGGCCGAGTACCAGAAGATCCCCACTCTGGTCTCCTCCGATGCCCTCGCCGACCTGTCCGAGTACGGTGCCGGCGACATCGAAGACTCCTTCGCCGCCGGCGTCTGGGATTCAGTCACACTGGGCTCAGACGCGATCTACGCCATCCCGCAGGACAGCGGCCCGATGATGTTCTACTACCGGGCCGACATCCTCGCCGACCTCGGCCTGGCCGTGCCCACCACCTGGGACGAATACGCCGAGGTGGCCCGTGCGGTGCACGCCGCGGACCCGTCCAAGTACCTCGGCACTTTCTCATCGAACGACGCCGGTTGGTTCACCGGCATGGCGCAGCAGGCCGGCGCCTCCTGGTGGGGCATCGACGGGGACGCGTGGAGCGTGGACATCGCGGCCACCCCCACCGAAACCGTCGCCGGCTACTGGGGTGGCCTCGTCGAAGAGGGCGTCATCGACAACAAGCCGATGTACACCCCGGAGTGGAACGCCGGGCTCAATAACGGCGAGCAGGTGGGCTGGCTGAGCGCCGTCTGGGCTCCCGGCGTGCTCGGCGGGAACGCCGCGGACACCGCCGGGCTCTGGGAGGCCGCGCCGATGCCGCAGTGGGACGTCGATGCGCCCGCGACCGGCAACTGGGGTGGATCGTCCACCGCCGTCACCACCCAGTCCGACCACCCGAAGGAGGCCGCGGAGTTCGCCACCTGGCTGAACACCGACGCCGACGCCGTGCAGGCCCTCGTCACCACGTCAGGCATCTACCCAGCGGATGCCGAACAGGCCAAGGCTGCGCTCACCGCGCCGCCGGAGTTCTTCAGCAACCAGCCTGACTTCTACGACGTCGCCGCCGAGGTGGCTGCCACGGTGAGCCCGTTCACTTACGGCCCGAACGTGAATGTCGCCTACAGCGCGTACAACGACGAGTTCGCCAAAGCGGCGGACGCCAAGACGAAGAGCGCCTTCTTGGACGCCGTCGACGCGATGCAGAAGATCACCACGGACGATATGAAGAAGAACGGCTTCACGGTCAAGTAG
- a CDS encoding carbohydrate ABC transporter permease, whose translation MTTTLTRARTDRTRRQAERASARVFRQKASPVSTGILIIGAIYCLFPVFWVLMASSKDSSELFSTFTLMPSTHLWDNIVELSQYRGGLFWRWVLNTAIYAGVGALASTWISAISGYVLAKFEFPGKKVVFSILLMGVLVPGVILAIPQYFLLAEVGLTNTMWSVLLPQIISPYGIYLARIYAAASVPTEVIEASRTEGAGELYIFNRIALPMMGPGLVTIFLFQFVAVWNNFMLPYIMLGDDQLFPVTVGLSGLLNQGASAPSMYTLVITGALLSIIPLIILFLVLQRYWKVDLAAGAVKA comes from the coding sequence ATGACCACCACGCTCACGCGCGCCCGCACCGATCGGACCCGGCGTCAAGCGGAGCGGGCCTCGGCCCGAGTCTTCCGCCAGAAGGCCAGCCCGGTCTCCACCGGCATCCTCATCATCGGTGCCATCTACTGCCTGTTCCCGGTGTTCTGGGTTCTGATGGCGTCGAGCAAGGACAGCTCAGAACTGTTCTCCACCTTCACCCTGATGCCCAGCACCCACCTGTGGGACAACATCGTGGAACTCAGCCAGTACCGGGGCGGCCTGTTCTGGCGCTGGGTGCTCAACACCGCGATCTACGCCGGCGTTGGCGCCCTGGCCTCGACCTGGATCTCGGCGATCTCCGGCTACGTCCTGGCCAAGTTCGAGTTCCCCGGCAAAAAGGTGGTCTTCTCGATCCTGCTGATGGGCGTGCTCGTGCCGGGCGTCATCCTCGCGATCCCGCAGTACTTCCTGCTCGCCGAGGTGGGACTGACCAACACGATGTGGTCGGTGCTCCTGCCGCAGATCATCAGCCCGTACGGCATCTACCTGGCCCGCATCTACGCGGCGGCATCCGTGCCCACCGAGGTCATCGAGGCCTCCCGCACCGAGGGTGCGGGGGAGCTCTACATCTTCAACCGCATCGCCCTGCCGATGATGGGCCCCGGCCTGGTGACGATCTTCCTGTTCCAGTTCGTCGCGGTCTGGAACAACTTCATGCTGCCGTACATCATGCTCGGCGACGACCAGCTCTTCCCAGTGACGGTGGGCCTGAGCGGCCTGCTCAATCAGGGTGCGAGCGCACCGTCGATGTACACCCTCGTGATCACTGGAGCCCTGCTGTCGATCATCCCGCTGATCATCCTGTTCCTCGTGCTGCAGCGTTATTGGAAGGTCGACCTCGCCGCCGGTGCGGTCAAGGCCTGA
- a CDS encoding sugar ABC transporter permease, which yields MLAPGIILFVAFMAAPILYTLYLSFQKTKVSGLGLGSGARTAVFAGIDNYVATLTNTEFGASVGRVLLYGFILIPLMLGLALLFALLLDSKRTRAAGFSRTAIFLPYAVPAVISSLLWGFLYLPAVSPFYFVFDKLGWDVPSMLSSGGVTFAIANIALWGGVGFNMIVMYTSLKSVPSDIYEAATLDGASEVQIALRIKIPIIAPAIVMTALFSMVATLQVFAEPTTLRPLTNSLSTSWSPLMLVYRDAFTRDDIYSAAATSIVIALVTFAFSFLFLRVVQKRAFGQED from the coding sequence ATGCTGGCGCCCGGCATCATCCTCTTCGTGGCCTTCATGGCCGCGCCCATCCTCTACACGCTCTACTTGAGTTTCCAGAAGACCAAGGTGTCCGGTCTCGGACTCGGCTCCGGAGCCCGCACCGCCGTCTTCGCCGGGATCGACAACTACGTCGCGACTCTCACCAACACCGAATTCGGGGCCAGTGTCGGCCGCGTGCTGCTTTACGGCTTCATCTTGATCCCGCTGATGCTCGGACTCGCGCTGCTTTTTGCGTTGCTGCTGGACTCCAAGCGCACCAGGGCCGCCGGTTTCTCCCGCACCGCCATCTTCCTGCCGTACGCCGTGCCGGCCGTGATCAGCTCGCTGCTCTGGGGGTTCCTCTACCTGCCGGCGGTGAGCCCGTTCTACTTTGTCTTCGACAAGCTCGGCTGGGACGTCCCGTCGATGCTGTCCTCTGGCGGGGTCACCTTCGCGATCGCAAACATCGCCCTCTGGGGCGGGGTGGGCTTCAACATGATCGTGATGTACACCTCCCTCAAGTCGGTGCCCTCCGACATCTACGAAGCGGCCACATTGGACGGTGCGAGCGAGGTGCAAATCGCGCTGCGCATCAAGATCCCGATCATCGCGCCGGCGATCGTCATGACCGCGTTGTTCTCCATGGTCGCCACTTTGCAGGTGTTCGCCGAGCCCACCACGCTCCGCCCGCTCACCAACTCGCTGTCCACCAGCTGGTCGCCGCTGATGTTGGTCTACCGGGATGCCTTCACTCGCGACGACATCTACTCGGCCGCGGCGACCTCGATCGTCATCGCCCTGGTGACCTTCGCCTTCTCATTCCTGTTCCTGCGCGTCGTGCAGAAACGTGCCTTCGGCCAGGAGGACTGA
- a CDS encoding cystathionine gamma-synthase, translated as MSTTENKKFNTIAIHAGQEFDPTTGAVIPPIYQTSTYVQESIGVLRGGYEYSRGGNPTRTSLETMLAALEGGKHGLSFASGLAAEDSLLRAVLTPGDHVVLGNDVYGGTHRLINRVHGAWGVRNTTVEMSDLAAVEAAIIPGETKILWVETPSNPLMKISDIAGLVEVGHKYGVLVVVDNTFASPALQQPLALGADVVVHSTTKYLGGHSDVIGGGLVINDDELAEKTAFIQFAAGPVSAPLDAWLTVRGIKTLAVRMERHSSNALTIARYLETHPAIEKVYYPGLESHPGHELAKAQMSAFGGMLSLAFHGGESAARLFAESMHLFQLAESLGGVESLVNYPSEMTHASVRGTELEVATNIVRLSVGIEDIDDLLADLAQALPAA; from the coding sequence ATGAGCACTACAGAGAACAAGAAGTTCAACACCATCGCCATCCACGCCGGTCAGGAGTTCGACCCGACCACCGGTGCTGTCATCCCGCCGATCTACCAGACCTCCACCTACGTGCAGGAGAGCATCGGGGTGCTTCGCGGCGGCTACGAGTACAGCCGCGGCGGCAACCCCACCCGCACCTCGCTGGAGACCATGCTCGCCGCGCTCGAGGGCGGCAAGCACGGCCTGTCGTTCGCGAGCGGCCTCGCCGCCGAGGACAGCCTGCTGCGTGCGGTGCTCACGCCCGGCGACCACGTGGTGCTCGGCAATGACGTCTACGGCGGCACCCACCGGCTGATCAACCGGGTGCACGGCGCCTGGGGCGTGCGCAACACCACCGTGGAGATGAGCGATCTGGCCGCCGTCGAAGCCGCGATCATCCCCGGTGAGACCAAGATCCTCTGGGTGGAGACGCCGAGCAACCCGCTCATGAAGATCAGCGACATCGCCGGCCTGGTCGAGGTCGGCCACAAGTACGGCGTGCTCGTGGTGGTGGACAACACCTTCGCCTCGCCCGCCCTGCAGCAGCCCCTCGCCCTCGGCGCCGACGTCGTTGTGCACTCCACCACCAAGTACCTCGGCGGCCACTCCGACGTCATCGGCGGCGGCCTGGTCATCAACGACGACGAGCTCGCCGAGAAGACCGCGTTCATCCAGTTCGCGGCCGGACCCGTCTCGGCGCCGCTGGATGCCTGGCTCACCGTGCGCGGCATCAAGACCCTCGCGGTGCGCATGGAACGGCACAGCAGCAACGCGCTCACCATCGCCCGGTATCTCGAGACCCACCCGGCCATCGAGAAGGTCTACTACCCGGGCCTGGAGAGCCACCCCGGCCACGAACTCGCGAAGGCCCAGATGAGCGCCTTCGGCGGCATGCTGTCCCTCGCGTTCCACGGCGGCGAGAGCGCGGCCCGCCTCTTCGCCGAGTCGATGCACCTGTTCCAGCTGGCCGAATCGCTCGGCGGCGTGGAGTCCCTGGTGAACTACCCGTCCGAGATGACGCACGCCTCGGTGCGCGGCACCGAGCTCGAGGTCGCCACCAACATCGTGCGCCTCTCCGTGGGCATCGAAGACATCGACGACCTGCTCGCCGACCTCGCCCAGGCGCTGCCCGCCGCCTGA
- a CDS encoding cyclase family protein: protein MTTSHSRLVELSHEISAGLVTYPGLPVPVITPHLTRADSRSNYAAGTEFAMDTITMIGNTGTYLDSPFHRFDGGTDLAGLPLDSLADLPARVFRHDQATGRGIPATVFAGEQLAGTAVLLQTGWDLHFGTPAYASGAPFLTEAGAEALVAAGVTLVGIDSLNIDDTESGGTRPAHSLLLAAGIPVVEHLTGLAALPDRGAHFFAVPPRVRDFGTFPVRAFARLP from the coding sequence ATGACGACATCCCACTCCCGCCTCGTCGAGCTCAGCCACGAGATCAGTGCCGGCCTGGTCACCTACCCCGGGCTTCCGGTCCCGGTGATCACCCCCCACCTCACCCGGGCGGACTCGCGCAGCAACTACGCGGCCGGCACCGAATTCGCGATGGACACGATCACCATGATCGGCAACACCGGCACCTACCTGGACAGCCCGTTCCACCGCTTCGACGGCGGAACCGACCTGGCCGGGTTGCCCCTGGACTCCCTGGCCGACCTGCCCGCCCGTGTCTTCAGGCACGACCAGGCGACCGGGCGCGGGATCCCGGCGACGGTCTTCGCCGGGGAGCAGCTGGCCGGCACCGCCGTGCTGCTGCAGACCGGCTGGGACCTGCACTTCGGCACCCCGGCCTATGCGTCCGGTGCACCGTTCCTCACCGAGGCCGGCGCGGAAGCCCTGGTTGCGGCCGGCGTGACGCTGGTGGGGATCGACTCGCTCAACATCGACGACACCGAGTCAGGGGGAACCCGTCCGGCGCACTCGCTCCTGCTGGCCGCGGGCATCCCGGTCGTCGAGCATCTCACCGGCTTGGCCGCCCTGCCCGACCGGGGAGCGCACTTCTTCGCCGTGCCTCCGCGCGTGCGCGACTTCGGCACCTTCCCGGTGCGGGCATTCGCCCGGCTGCCCTAA